Proteins encoded in a region of the Pirellulaceae bacterium genome:
- the rfbB gene encoding dTDP-glucose 4,6-dehydratase, with protein sequence MPKNEQPKTFLITGGAGFIGSCFVRLLIADGVKVVNLDRLTYAGNLDSLAEVADCENHTFVEGDIGDAPLVTRLLKEHQPDAIVNFAAESHVDRSIDGPRDFVQTNVVGTFELLMAARAHWGQLSKQQRDDFRFLHISTDEVYGSLGATGRFKETTAYTPNSPYSASKAASDHFVRAFHHTYGLPVLTTNCSNNYGPYQFPEKLIPLMILNTIEGKPLPIYGDGQNIRDWLYVEDHCRAIRCVLEKGAVGEVYNIGGDCERANITVVKEICRIVDELQPDLAHAPCVSLIEFVTDRPGHDRRYAIDCTKLQTELGWKPLETFESGLQKTIEWYLRSPQWVERVTSGKYRRERLGTLDEASRDNK encoded by the coding sequence ATGCCCAAAAACGAACAACCCAAAACCTTCCTCATCACCGGCGGAGCAGGCTTCATCGGGAGCTGTTTCGTGCGGCTATTGATTGCCGATGGTGTGAAGGTCGTTAACCTGGACCGGCTCACCTATGCCGGGAACCTCGATTCCTTGGCTGAGGTCGCTGACTGCGAGAACCATACGTTCGTCGAGGGCGACATCGGCGACGCCCCGCTCGTGACTCGTTTGCTCAAGGAGCATCAGCCCGACGCGATTGTCAATTTCGCCGCCGAGTCACACGTTGACCGGTCGATTGATGGCCCTCGCGATTTCGTGCAGACGAACGTTGTAGGAACCTTCGAGCTGCTCATGGCCGCACGAGCGCATTGGGGTCAACTGTCTAAACAGCAACGAGACGATTTCCGTTTCTTGCACATATCGACGGACGAGGTCTACGGCTCTCTGGGAGCGACAGGCCGGTTCAAGGAAACGACCGCCTATACTCCGAATTCGCCCTATTCCGCGTCGAAGGCGGCGTCCGATCATTTCGTTCGCGCGTTCCATCACACTTACGGCCTCCCTGTATTAACAACCAACTGCTCGAACAACTACGGTCCTTACCAGTTCCCCGAAAAGCTGATCCCGCTCATGATCCTCAACACGATCGAAGGCAAGCCACTTCCGATCTATGGTGATGGGCAAAACATCCGCGACTGGCTCTACGTCGAAGACCATTGCCGCGCGATCCGATGCGTGTTGGAAAAAGGCGCTGTCGGCGAAGTCTACAATATCGGCGGCGATTGCGAGCGGGCGAACATTACGGTCGTGAAGGAAATCTGTCGGATCGTCGACGAACTGCAGCCCGACTTGGCGCATGCACCGTGCGTATCGCTGATCGAGTTTGTAACCGATCGCCCGGGGCACGACCGCCGTTACGCGATCGATTGCACGAAACTGCAAACGGAGCTCGGCTGGAAACCGCTTGAAACGTTCGAGTCGGGCCTGCAAAAAACCATCGAGTGGTATCTCCGCAGTCCACAGTGGGTCGAACGCGTGACCAGCGGGAAATACCGTCGCGAACGACTCGGGACGTTGGACGAAGCTTCCCGCGATAACAAATAA
- a CDS encoding lamin tail domain-containing protein has product MLALTVASLPASDVEIRSATIGLDLQETGIFKPNVFIYWGDDDAGDSTVAWDHSIDLKTIGAGQHTVTLADLEVNTTYYYRSFALDVLGGEVSWTEAASFTTLPPAEAQLQVAPPAHIGGTSAQISGQILDDGGDPPIVSAYFGTLDAGETKDAWQHSQQMGFFDGPFTYQLDQLTPNTSYYYRLAAENGAGTSWSEPHKVTTVEIPTLRISEFMAANLSTALSRTRVSADHEFPKTEKAYDWIEIQNATPEAKEIGGYYLTDDSQRPTQWSIPAGTVLPAHGTIVVYASGENITNPALDEQGRLHTNFQLSSKGEYLAFVGPDGRIVQEFTEVPQQYHNVSYGVFGNEEGRFTAPTPGESNGPLGPHLENVQHSFVTPNDPLSELIVTAEVQSGLSEIQAVTLHHRSMYEAPVSVAMVDDGSGSDQTAQDGVFTGVIPGGIVEPGQMLRYYVTASAVDGLESRAPTFVDEKASPEYYGLLLENPTVDSNFPVFNWFVETPRRAQSVRGTRASVAYQGEFHDNVFVRLRGGTARSWPKRSYKIEFNDDHHFLIREGVPRVDEFNLNATYTDKTYLRARLTSEFQLDAGTPSPETFHLRVQQNGEFHSIAYFVEQPDRDFLRRHHLDPEGSLYKAGPGSTYVSTAGFEKKTRPDEGRDDLAEFVKGLRATGDDLDRFLFDNVNIPAQINFMATHVIVQNIDGSDKNHYVYRDTNGTGEWFMMPWDLDLVFGPDALNTDRIVANENTRGATYPNAVHPFLGTRDFPLHGGKINVLLDKMIENPRTREMLLRRIRTMADEFLATGYFHQRIDQLVDLLQPEVALDREQWGRNAHFGSNRPFDEESERVKVEYLDRRLPYLTEYHVQGGVGIPTTQPPNPQLVFGENLEFSPASGNQGEEFFSISNPNDYAVDVSGWSIEGATSTTLKPGTVLPAGESLTLAADVATFRKRTTGPRGDLGLFVQSFGTELPNTGGELKLVDRSGRLVAETQFGTISIPANADNLRISEINFNPLSGLTQFGESQAGGSNFEFVEFTNIGQQPIELAGVQLISITKDDDQEGIEFSFDSQTLEPGQYLVVVKNREAFVSRFGDTARIANGSNGQQGLAGEFANRLGNGGETITVTNASNELIQQFRYEDEADWPARADGLGSSLEVIDFTTDYNDPNTWQASRAFGGSPGRAGEQFASGIVINELLANNTLPAIDQVELYNSSDQTITIANWYLSDSGTNPLKYQFSADTAPINSNSYLIINETTLGFGFKGDNSDDIYLIEADSEGHPVRFADSVVFGPTPSDTSIGRWPNGTGAFVNQQETSWGQTNRGGPTLAGDFDLDGTVSITDVDSLRDAILTANPHVDFDLNGDSAIDRQDLTFMIESILGTHFGDANLDGLFNSSDLVLAFQAGEYEDDVETNSDWSEGDWNCDGDFSSSDLVLAFQSGSYTNTVLPVTQKPVALAAAILASHRNSLDKREKGKKEFESEQPKQINSRPVTLLNPHTVDSIFRS; this is encoded by the coding sequence ATGCTGGCACTCACAGTAGCTTCCCTACCGGCGAGTGACGTTGAAATCCGCTCCGCCACCATTGGCCTCGACCTCCAGGAAACAGGTATCTTCAAGCCCAACGTCTTCATCTATTGGGGTGATGATGATGCGGGCGATTCGACCGTCGCCTGGGATCACTCAATCGATCTAAAAACTATCGGCGCCGGACAACATACGGTGACCTTGGCGGACCTTGAGGTCAACACGACTTACTACTATCGTTCATTCGCACTCGACGTTCTCGGAGGCGAAGTCAGTTGGACTGAAGCGGCTTCGTTCACAACGCTTCCTCCAGCAGAAGCTCAACTTCAAGTCGCCCCTCCCGCGCACATTGGAGGCACATCGGCTCAAATCAGCGGACAGATCCTGGACGATGGCGGAGACCCACCGATCGTTTCAGCCTACTTCGGCACACTTGACGCTGGCGAAACCAAAGACGCATGGCAACACTCACAGCAAATGGGGTTTTTCGATGGCCCGTTTACCTACCAACTCGATCAACTAACGCCAAATACAAGCTATTACTACCGTTTGGCTGCAGAAAACGGTGCAGGCACTAGCTGGAGTGAACCGCACAAAGTGACCACGGTGGAAATCCCGACCTTGCGGATCAGCGAGTTTATGGCAGCCAATCTATCCACCGCATTAAGTCGCACACGGGTTTCTGCTGATCACGAATTCCCCAAAACAGAAAAAGCCTACGACTGGATTGAAATACAGAATGCGACACCGGAAGCCAAAGAGATCGGTGGATACTACTTGACCGACGATTCTCAACGGCCGACCCAATGGAGTATTCCTGCGGGAACCGTCCTGCCCGCTCACGGAACGATCGTGGTTTACGCTTCAGGCGAAAACATCACGAATCCGGCTCTCGACGAACAGGGACGTTTGCATACAAATTTCCAGCTTTCAAGTAAAGGAGAATATCTCGCTTTCGTGGGGCCCGATGGCCGAATCGTGCAAGAGTTCACAGAAGTGCCCCAGCAGTATCACAACGTATCCTACGGTGTTTTCGGAAACGAAGAGGGCCGATTCACAGCCCCCACACCAGGCGAGTCCAACGGCCCATTAGGTCCGCACCTCGAAAACGTTCAGCACAGCTTTGTCACACCGAATGATCCGCTCTCCGAGTTAATCGTCACAGCCGAAGTGCAAAGCGGCCTCTCTGAAATCCAAGCGGTCACACTCCACCACCGCTCAATGTACGAAGCACCCGTCTCAGTTGCGATGGTAGACGACGGTTCTGGTTCGGATCAGACAGCCCAAGACGGCGTCTTTACAGGAGTAATCCCAGGCGGCATTGTCGAACCGGGACAAATGCTGCGTTACTACGTGACGGCCAGCGCCGTGGATGGGCTCGAAAGTCGAGCACCAACCTTTGTCGACGAAAAAGCATCGCCTGAATACTATGGACTCTTACTAGAAAATCCGACCGTCGACTCGAACTTCCCCGTTTTCAATTGGTTTGTTGAGACACCGCGACGAGCCCAGTCAGTACGAGGCACACGGGCAAGTGTCGCATATCAAGGAGAATTTCACGACAACGTTTTTGTTCGACTACGCGGCGGGACCGCTCGGAGCTGGCCCAAGCGAAGCTACAAGATCGAATTCAACGACGACCATCATTTCCTAATCCGGGAAGGTGTACCTCGTGTCGACGAATTTAATCTCAACGCCACCTACACGGATAAGACCTATCTTCGTGCTCGCCTGACTTCGGAATTTCAGTTAGATGCTGGGACACCCTCACCGGAAACGTTTCATCTACGCGTGCAACAAAATGGTGAGTTCCACAGTATCGCCTATTTTGTTGAACAACCGGATCGCGATTTCCTCCGACGACATCATCTCGACCCGGAGGGCTCGTTATACAAAGCAGGCCCCGGTTCGACTTATGTTTCTACCGCCGGTTTTGAAAAGAAAACACGACCCGACGAGGGCCGAGATGATCTCGCCGAATTCGTGAAGGGATTGCGTGCGACGGGAGATGACCTAGACCGATTTCTGTTCGACAATGTCAACATCCCAGCTCAAATCAACTTCATGGCAACCCATGTCATTGTGCAAAACATTGATGGCTCGGACAAAAACCATTACGTCTACCGTGACACAAATGGAACAGGTGAATGGTTCATGATGCCATGGGACTTGGATCTGGTCTTCGGCCCGGATGCTCTCAATACCGACCGAATCGTGGCCAACGAAAATACGCGGGGTGCAACCTACCCCAATGCGGTTCACCCCTTCCTGGGTACGCGTGACTTCCCGCTCCATGGTGGTAAGATCAACGTACTATTGGACAAGATGATCGAAAATCCACGCACACGAGAAATGTTGTTGCGTCGAATCAGGACCATGGCGGACGAATTCCTGGCAACCGGTTATTTCCATCAACGCATTGACCAACTTGTTGACTTGTTACAACCAGAAGTTGCTCTTGATCGTGAGCAATGGGGCCGAAATGCTCACTTTGGTTCTAATCGACCTTTTGATGAAGAGAGCGAGCGAGTCAAAGTCGAGTACCTGGACCGACGACTTCCCTATTTGACCGAATACCATGTCCAAGGCGGCGTTGGTATTCCCACAACACAACCGCCGAATCCCCAACTCGTCTTTGGCGAAAATCTTGAATTTTCCCCGGCTTCTGGAAACCAAGGCGAAGAATTCTTTTCGATCAGCAATCCAAACGACTACGCTGTCGACGTGTCGGGCTGGAGCATTGAAGGCGCAACTTCCACCACACTCAAACCGGGCACCGTCCTACCCGCTGGAGAATCTCTCACCTTAGCAGCCGATGTGGCGACCTTTCGAAAACGAACGACGGGTCCGCGGGGAGACCTGGGCCTTTTCGTTCAATCCTTCGGCACAGAACTCCCTAATACGGGCGGTGAACTGAAACTTGTGGATCGCTCCGGGCGACTCGTCGCGGAGACTCAGTTTGGGACCATTTCTATCCCTGCAAACGCAGACAATCTTCGTATTAGCGAAATCAATTTCAATCCACTCAGTGGCTTGACCCAATTCGGCGAATCTCAAGCCGGAGGGTCGAATTTCGAATTTGTCGAATTCACGAATATCGGACAGCAGCCGATTGAACTGGCTGGAGTTCAATTAATCTCGATTACGAAGGACGATGATCAGGAAGGAATTGAGTTCAGCTTTGATTCGCAAACCTTGGAACCTGGGCAGTACCTGGTTGTGGTTAAAAACCGGGAGGCGTTTGTTTCAAGATTTGGTGATACCGCCCGAATTGCTAACGGAAGTAATGGTCAACAAGGACTCGCAGGTGAGTTTGCCAATCGGTTAGGAAATGGCGGCGAGACGATTACGGTGACCAACGCCTCCAATGAATTAATTCAGCAATTTCGTTATGAAGACGAAGCGGACTGGCCAGCGCGGGCTGACGGACTGGGCAGTTCTCTGGAGGTGATTGATTTCACCACGGACTACAACGACCCCAACACTTGGCAGGCGAGTCGTGCATTTGGAGGATCACCAGGCAGGGCAGGGGAGCAGTTCGCATCGGGTATTGTGATCAATGAATTGTTGGCGAACAATACCCTACCAGCAATCGATCAGGTGGAACTCTACAATTCCTCGGACCAAACCATCACGATCGCCAACTGGTATCTCAGTGACAGCGGCACTAACCCGCTCAAGTATCAATTCAGCGCCGACACGGCTCCCATTAATTCAAATTCTTACCTCATCATCAACGAGACGACTTTAGGATTCGGATTCAAAGGCGACAATTCTGACGACATCTACCTGATCGAAGCCGATTCAGAAGGGCATCCCGTTCGTTTCGCCGACTCAGTCGTATTTGGTCCCACACCCTCAGATACCTCAATTGGTCGCTGGCCAAACGGGACAGGAGCATTCGTCAACCAACAAGAAACCAGTTGGGGGCAGACAAACCGAGGCGGACCAACATTGGCCGGTGATTTCGATTTAGACGGAACCGTTTCGATCACCGACGTAGATTCACTTCGCGACGCGATTCTGACAGCGAATCCCCATGTCGATTTCGATCTCAATGGCGACTCAGCCATTGATCGCCAAGACTTGACTTTCATGATTGAATCGATCCTGGGTACGCATTTTGGTGACGCAAATCTCGATGGCTTATTCAACTCATCCGATCTTGTACTTGCCTTTCAGGCAGGTGAGTACGAAGACGATGTTGAAACAAACTCCGATTGGAGTGAGGGAGATTGGAATTGCGACGGAGATTTCTCTAGCAGCGATCTAGTCCTGGCATTTCAGTCGGGCAGTTATACCAATACGGTGTTACCAGTAACCCAAAAACCTGTGGCTCTGGCTGCGGCAATCCTGGCTAGTCACCGCAACTCTCTCGATAAACGTGAGAAAGGTAAAAAGGAGTTTGAATCAGAGCAGCCGAAACAGATTAACTCCCGTCCCGTGACGCTGCTGAACCCGCATACCGTCGATTCAATTTTCCGCAGCTGA
- the rfbA gene encoding glucose-1-phosphate thymidylyltransferase RfbA gives MGKGIILAGGAGTRLHPATLVISKQLLPVYNKPMIYYPLSLLMLAGIREVLIISTPNDLPLFERLLKDGSKWGMRFEYAEQPEPRGLAEAFLIGEEFLDGSPASLILGDNIFYGNTVGSMLRNAAARETGATVFGYPVRDPRRYGVVEFDDNGKVLSIEEKPEAPKSRYAVPGIYFYDNKVVELAKQVRPSARGELEITTLNELYLQSESLHVQITGRGIAWFDTGTHESLLQASCFVEAIEERQGTMIACLEEIAYSNGWINEDELRSLASGFGESNYAQYLLQVLGDA, from the coding sequence ATGGGTAAAGGAATCATACTGGCTGGCGGAGCAGGAACGCGTCTACACCCGGCGACGCTGGTTATTAGCAAGCAACTTCTCCCGGTGTACAACAAACCGATGATCTACTATCCTCTGTCGTTGCTGATGCTGGCGGGCATCCGGGAGGTGTTAATCATTTCCACGCCGAACGACTTACCGCTTTTCGAGCGACTCCTCAAGGACGGTAGCAAATGGGGCATGCGGTTTGAATACGCCGAACAGCCCGAACCGCGAGGATTGGCCGAAGCCTTTTTGATCGGCGAAGAATTTCTCGATGGCAGTCCTGCCAGCCTAATATTAGGCGACAACATTTTCTACGGGAACACCGTCGGATCAATGTTGCGAAATGCTGCCGCGAGAGAAACGGGGGCGACCGTTTTCGGGTACCCCGTAAGAGACCCGCGTCGCTACGGTGTTGTCGAGTTTGACGACAACGGAAAAGTGCTGAGCATTGAGGAGAAGCCTGAAGCCCCGAAGAGCCGCTATGCGGTGCCTGGAATCTACTTCTACGACAATAAGGTTGTGGAACTGGCAAAGCAGGTTCGTCCATCCGCACGAGGGGAACTGGAAATCACGACCCTGAACGAACTGTACCTGCAAAGCGAAAGCTTGCATGTGCAAATCACCGGACGCGGAATCGCCTGGTTCGACACGGGCACGCACGAATCTCTGCTACAAGCGTCCTGCTTTGTCGAGGCCATTGAGGAACGGCAGGGAACCATGATCGCATGCCTCGAAGAAATTGCGTACAGCAACGGCTGGATCAACGAAGACGAATTGCGATCTCTGGCATCGGGATTTGGCGAAAGCAACTATGCACAGTATTTGCTCCAAGTTCTGGGAGACGCCTGA
- a CDS encoding glutamine amidotransferase: MARWTLEPILESYLAVGLLAALLLALLLMVRPTSNLLSRRKTALVILRAILILLLVIAMLRPARVSTTSRPQTATLLVLFDQSRSMKIEDGSSGLSRWQELIRAIDAASEKFRDLSESLEVRVYGFSGDLESIELADGRIEFPDLPRGTQTDIGAALDEMLSRETGKRLAGVILLSDGAQRIYDPKVDVQQVARNLARLDCPLYTIAFGKPREQSQARDVAVENLRDQYTVFVKNELAIRGALRVQGYVNRPLPVRITILRPDGESEILGPITVTATEDDSLAPFEFIYTPQEPGDYKLTVEVEPQVGELVVDNNQVTAFLTALDGGLQVLYLEGNLIGYEQKMIRRSLAASPDIQLDYRPIDARLRSNWPVDLSSVFEKTNYDVFLIGDVDAEALGTKNLAYIAEQVQKGKGLMMTGGLNTFGPGGYFGTPLEPVLPVVMGRFDRQEFGPEVEVRKDLHLDGPLSMIPSRKHFITHLGKDDVWKELKPLKGANRFETKPRATVLAKTDSGLPILVVWLYDAGRVIAFAGDSTHLWWSYGQQDAHRRFWRQSILWLGNKDELARRDVWVSLPRRRYRPGEMIELSAGARGEDGDPLSNATLVANLVDPLGNRQPLRLTPQGDEWNGVCEEAREAGEYRIEVDANLNGEAIGQAVARFQVQDRDLELSDPAANPTQLERMSWVTRDSGGRTVLPEQLSRLLQEIEERPPEIEIELESKWRFGDSTWDAWPFFILFVVVLGSEWWLRKRWGMV; this comes from the coding sequence ATGGCTCGTTGGACACTCGAACCGATTTTGGAAAGCTATCTGGCAGTCGGTCTTCTGGCCGCTTTGCTGCTAGCGCTTTTACTGATGGTGCGTCCGACCAGTAATCTACTTTCCCGACGAAAGACAGCCCTTGTCATCTTGCGAGCCATATTGATTCTGCTGTTGGTGATCGCCATGTTGCGCCCAGCACGAGTTAGCACGACGAGTCGTCCGCAGACTGCTACACTCTTGGTCCTGTTTGACCAAAGTCGGAGTATGAAAATCGAAGACGGGTCGAGCGGACTTTCTCGTTGGCAAGAGCTGATTCGCGCGATCGATGCTGCTTCGGAAAAGTTCAGAGACTTGTCCGAGTCTCTGGAAGTCCGTGTTTATGGCTTTTCGGGAGATCTTGAATCAATCGAGCTGGCAGATGGTCGGATTGAATTCCCGGATTTACCCCGCGGTACGCAAACGGACATTGGAGCCGCCCTTGATGAAATGTTGAGTCGAGAGACCGGGAAACGCTTGGCGGGCGTGATTCTGTTGAGCGATGGAGCTCAACGGATTTATGATCCAAAGGTTGATGTCCAACAGGTGGCTCGAAATCTTGCTCGACTTGATTGTCCGCTCTACACAATTGCTTTTGGGAAACCTCGCGAACAGTCTCAAGCTCGAGATGTGGCCGTCGAAAACTTGCGAGATCAGTACACTGTTTTTGTGAAAAACGAACTCGCGATTCGTGGTGCCTTGCGCGTGCAAGGATACGTGAATCGCCCACTACCGGTTCGTATTACGATACTTCGGCCCGACGGCGAGAGTGAAATACTGGGGCCGATTACCGTGACTGCAACGGAAGATGACTCCTTGGCACCCTTTGAGTTTATCTACACACCCCAGGAACCGGGTGATTACAAATTGACAGTGGAAGTCGAACCTCAGGTTGGAGAACTGGTTGTCGACAACAATCAAGTGACCGCATTCTTGACGGCCCTCGATGGTGGTCTGCAAGTGTTGTACCTCGAAGGAAACCTGATCGGATACGAGCAGAAAATGATTCGACGTTCTCTCGCCGCTTCGCCCGATATTCAGTTGGACTATCGCCCCATTGATGCTCGCTTGCGTTCGAATTGGCCAGTTGATCTGAGCAGTGTCTTTGAAAAGACCAACTATGATGTATTCCTGATCGGAGATGTCGACGCGGAAGCCCTGGGTACGAAGAATCTTGCTTACATTGCCGAGCAGGTGCAAAAAGGGAAAGGGCTGATGATGACGGGTGGTCTGAATACGTTCGGCCCAGGTGGATATTTCGGAACACCCTTAGAGCCTGTTCTACCCGTTGTGATGGGGCGCTTCGATCGGCAGGAGTTCGGGCCGGAAGTGGAGGTCCGCAAAGATTTGCATTTGGATGGTCCGCTTTCCATGATCCCTTCCCGAAAACACTTCATTACGCATCTTGGTAAGGATGATGTTTGGAAAGAGCTTAAGCCCTTGAAGGGAGCCAATCGATTTGAAACAAAGCCGCGGGCTACCGTCTTGGCGAAAACCGACAGCGGCTTACCGATCTTGGTGGTGTGGCTTTACGATGCTGGCCGAGTGATTGCTTTTGCTGGTGACTCGACTCACCTCTGGTGGAGCTACGGTCAGCAAGATGCGCATCGTCGCTTCTGGCGACAATCGATTTTGTGGTTGGGGAATAAGGATGAATTGGCACGTCGCGACGTTTGGGTGAGTTTGCCGCGTCGAAGGTATCGTCCAGGGGAAATGATTGAACTGTCAGCCGGTGCACGAGGGGAAGACGGAGATCCGTTATCGAATGCCACGCTAGTTGCCAACCTCGTAGATCCTCTTGGCAATCGACAGCCCCTTCGATTAACTCCCCAAGGAGATGAATGGAACGGGGTTTGTGAGGAGGCGAGGGAAGCAGGTGAGTATCGGATTGAAGTTGATGCGAACCTAAACGGCGAGGCAATTGGACAAGCAGTTGCTCGATTCCAAGTTCAAGATCGTGACCTCGAATTGAGTGACCCGGCGGCGAATCCAACTCAATTGGAACGCATGTCCTGGGTGACTCGAGATTCCGGTGGCCGTACAGTATTGCCCGAACAATTGTCGCGTTTGCTTCAGGAAATCGAAGAGCGTCCTCCCGAAATTGAGATCGAGCTTGAATCTAAATGGCGATTCGGAGATTCCACTTGGGATGCTTGGCCTTTCTTTATCTTGTTCGTTGTCGTGTTAGGAAGCGAATGGTGGCTGCGAAAGCGTTGGGGGATGGTGTGA
- a CDS encoding metallophosphoesterase family protein, translated as MSFQSDPRRPIEKRLLVFSDLHCDVKAAQSIVERAELVDVVIGAGDFGSLRRGLSRIIDVLRSIDQPCVLVPGNSESFGELQAACLGWESAHVLHGSGVTVEGVDYYGLGGGVPVTPFGDWSYDLTEEQAREKLRGCPRGAVLVSHSPPKGILDVSSTGQSLGSLAVREAILEKKLAGVVCGHIHESAGQKMSLGSTQVVNAGPQGMSIYLG; from the coding sequence ATGAGCTTCCAGTCAGACCCAAGGCGCCCAATCGAAAAACGCCTGCTCGTATTTAGTGATTTGCATTGTGATGTCAAAGCTGCACAGTCGATTGTTGAGCGAGCCGAGCTAGTGGATGTGGTTATTGGTGCGGGAGACTTTGGTAGTCTTCGCCGGGGGCTGAGCAGAATCATTGATGTGTTACGATCGATCGATCAGCCGTGCGTGCTTGTGCCGGGTAACAGCGAGTCTTTTGGTGAACTGCAGGCCGCCTGTCTCGGCTGGGAATCGGCGCATGTTCTCCACGGATCGGGCGTCACTGTAGAAGGTGTGGATTACTACGGCCTGGGAGGGGGTGTGCCTGTCACACCTTTCGGTGATTGGAGTTACGATCTTACCGAAGAACAGGCGAGGGAAAAGTTGAGAGGCTGTCCCAGGGGTGCAGTGCTCGTGAGTCATTCTCCACCCAAGGGGATACTGGATGTCTCATCCACGGGGCAAAGCTTGGGGAGTCTGGCGGTACGTGAAGCCATTCTAGAGAAGAAGCTCGCTGGGGTTGTATGCGGCCACATTCACGAAAGCGCAGGTCAGAAAATGAGTTTAGGATCGACGCAGGTTGTCAATGCTGGACCCCAAGGAATGTCAATCTACCTTGGATGA